DNA from Rhinatrema bivittatum chromosome 16, aRhiBiv1.1, whole genome shotgun sequence:
ggagtgaaggccttcaCCAAtactttggtataaaaaaaaaaaaacaaataaataaaataaataatgtatttatttatttatttatttgacatttttatataccgcaattcgtgtagcaaagttacatatcatttcggtttacattaaaacaataataagcatataagaatgcaattacattacaacaagggagTGAACTAGGATAAGAGGGGAAAAAGTCTGATGGATGTTAGTGAGGAAACTAGTAGTTGTTTGGCTTTAATCaaatgcttgttcgaatagccaggtttttagtctctttttgaaagtgtTTGGGCATTGTTCTTGTCTTAGTTCTGGTGGTATGGAGTTCCACTCttttgggcctgctgtggataaagcTCTTTTGTTTAGAGAGGATTTGCAGTggaagggggcgtggctacagcctgGAAAGGATCCCATGAGAGCAGTGGCGGCCATATTTAAACTGGAACCTGAGGGATTATTTCTGCACGCCTTTTTGGCTAATTTTGAGAAGCATCAGTGAATGGATCCAGGGGGAGAGAGACAAGAAGGTCTGCGTCGTTCACATTtcacctgaattttcaaagtggttacTTTGTACGTTTTAGGCTGATTTGGGTGAGGACTTCTGGGACCATTTTGCTGGTCCTTTTCATGGAAGATGGGAGAAGATTGAAACCTATGTCTTGGGGACCTCATCACCGAGTTACCTGCTGAGATGCTGGGCTTGTCACAAGAGGACGGGACCAAATCAGCTCCCGCAGAGTCTTCTATGGGTGCCATAGGCATCACCTGGACTACAACTGGCTCTTCGGCGCCGGACACCTTCATCTGGTGGCATTCCTTGCTTAGGACCCTTTCCTGGTCTGAAGGAGAAGaagcaaaaaggggagggagctATAATGAGGAGTAGGAGAGGGAGTGAGCGGCCTGGTTGTTAGAGAGCAGGGTTCAAATTCTTCTTTCAGTGACTCTGTGAGTGACCCCCCTGAGGGAGTCACTTTATCACCTTGTGCCTCAGTGCTAATCCCAACTCTGTCATGTCTATTGCCTCTTCGTGTGTGATTCTGGGGCGTCGCTCAATCTCCCGCTACCTCTGCTCTAGTCCTCGACTCTGTCACTgcctctctctgtgtgtgaccctggggagtcactttatctccatgtgcctcagctctaatccccggctctgtcactgactctctgtgtgtgaccctggggagtcactttatgtccctctgcctcagttgtaatccccggctctgtcactgactctctgtgtgtgaccctggggagtCACTTTATGTCCCTCTGCCTCATTtgtaatccccggctctgtcactgactctctgtgtgtgaccctggggagtcactttatgtccctctgcctcagttgtaatccccggctctgtcactgactctctgtgtgtgaccctggggagtcactttatgtccctctgcctcagttgtaatccccggctctgtcactgactctctgtgtgtgaccctggggagtcactttatgtccctctgcctcagttgtaatccccggctctgtcatgTCATTGCCACTCCATGTGGGATCCTGGGGCGTCGCTCAATCTCCCGCTACCTCTGCTCTAGTCCTCGACTCTGTcaccgcctctctctctctctctctgtgacccTGGGGAGTCACTATGTCCCTCTGCCTCAGTtataatccccggctctgtcaccgAACACAAAGGTCTGAGCCAGATCTGGAGTTTAGGGTATCTGCATGGATTTTCATGAAATCTATTTGAGATGAGTCTCGAAGCCCCAGCCAAGGCAGATGGGTTGGGGGAGTGTAAGGAGCaaggggtgaagggaggggagaagaatgaggatttaattatttacctttCTGGGGGTGAGCTCAAGGTGGGTTACAGCCAGATACGGTAGATGGTTCCCTggcccagagagcttacattctaagttggtacctgaagcaatggatgGTGAAGCAACTTGACAACTTGACATCTCTGATCCTGGAGTGCCGCAAagaggtttggttttcaggatatccataatgaatatgcatgagatgttatttgcatgcactgcctccactttATGCAGATAGATGCCATGggtattcatagtggatatccctGCTCCACCCGACCACTAAGACATTCCCAACTGTTCTGCgaatcaggaaagaaaaaaaaaaggcaggcggCCCGTGAAAAGAAAGTGGTTTGCCCTGGGTGTGAGGGGCAGAAAGGTGGAGATTTCCCCCACGGACGAGGTTCCTAGGAAAATCAGGACTGCATGCATAGAATGGGGAAGAGGCAGGACTGgctcactggggggggggaagccggCTGCCCTAGCAGAGAGTGAGAgcccagggaaggggggaggggtggctcgTGGACCTCCAGCTGATGAGGCTTTGAAGGAGCTGGCGAGGACTCCAGCAAGGGAGAAAGGAAAACCTGTGCATGTTAAGTTGAGGAAGGGCAGGAATGAGAGAGACGCTGTCTGTTGCACAGGAGATTTTCCGGGCTGGACCCATCGCACACTGATttcagtattattattattattattttgtgaaGTTTAGGGCAGGATGGTGGCAGGAAATGTTCAGCTTGTGCCTGGCCACAGTTTGATAGCAGGGCTGATCTTTCGCTGTCCCCTCTAAAcactaggccactcctcttcctttcctcagACTGCATCCTGCTTAAAGACGGGAGGGGctggtcctccccccccccccccccatcaccactcCCCTTACCTCTCTTGTCTTTGGAGCtggtcctctcccccccccccccccccatcaccactcCCCATACCTCTCTTGTCTTTGGAGCTGGtcctctatcccccccccccatcaccactcCCCTTACCTCTCTTGTCTTTGGAGctggtcctctctcccccccatcaCCATTCCCCTTACCTCTCTGGTCTTTGGAGCtggtcctctcccccccccccatcaccactcCCCTCACCTCTCTGGTCTTTGGAGCTGGTCCTCACCCCCCTCACCACCACTTTACCTTCCTTGTCTCTGAAAAGCCTCAGGTTCTTGGCGACGTCCCCCTCCCCCGGGGTCCCCGGTACCCTGGCGCGGAGGCTGTAACCGCCTCCTGTCCCCTCCATCGCCCTCGCCTGCTGACGGAAACCTCTTTTGCACTGGcgagggaggaaaagggagagctCTGAGCGGCCTCTTTCACTTTCAGTCTGCAAGAATCACAGGAAAGGAGGCTCCTgcatcacgggggggggggggggttaacagcCTCATCTCCATGGGATTTATatgtgatgggcgctatcggCTACGCATTTGTTTGGGCGCGCGTTGTGGATGCACTAAcctattgcatcaggtgctaaTCCAGCGCAtgcaaaacgtgcgtccaaccacgCGTAAGCCTGTGCGCCAGGCTGGGCACATTTTATTCCTGAAGTAACAGAAATGTGCACACAACCGTGCGTTAGCATGTGTGCACACATTAGCAGGCCTGCCTGCAAATCCCATGtcaatcaaggcattagctataaccctccacccccaccccgtgCAGAGAGGCGCAGAGGTTTAACCGGGGTTTTCTTAATCCTGGAAATTTGACTCCTGCTTAGTGGTGGAGTGAAGTTTCCGGGGCTGGCGTTAGTCTGCGGGGATTACCCTGGAGCGTGTGGTGTGGGGGAGTCCTCTGCATAAAACGTGTTTTCCGTGCACAGCTTTGGGGGAATGCACCtattttaaactcctgatgcttTTAGTTTACCATCAGCTCAACGCAGCGCGAGTTGActctttgggggtaattttcaaaggagttacgcgcataaatgtagctactattgtagcaattttcaaaagccatttactcacgtaaagtgcacttatgcgaataaatcctatggacgattcaatggcatatattgtagcaattttcaaaagcccacttactcgagtaaagtgcatttacatgcgtaaaacccagttttacgcatgtaaatgctttttaaaatcagaccctttgGTTTTACATTTTAGCGCACGAGTAAAGAAAATGCACACTGAAGCTCGGCGCACATTTCATCACTCCCTACTCACTGCATCGGTGCCCgagaaaaagaaataaggaaagaggGACAGAAGCAAAATTTAAAGAAAGAGGAGATTTACATTTCCCAATGTTGAAAAAGAAAATCTcagaagaaggagcaggaagaaccTCATCTaaccctgggggaaagaggagaaatggTAGCCAGAGCAGCAAAATCTGTGGGACCCTCTCACCGGGCCAGAAATGTGTTCTGAGCAGAGGCAATTCGGACCAGCACACGGACCCGGGAACCGCCTGTGGGGTTTTCTCTTCCGTGCTTTGTAATTCCTTCTCCTTTTACCACTTTAGCTGTTACTTCGGCAGCAGGTGGACCGTCAGGGCCGGAAAGGTTCTCGGATCCTGGACTTAAGGGACAGGGAACGAAACTTGTACAAAATggcaaaacagtgcgctcagcccagCGCATATCCCTGCGCGCATTTCGGATGCGCTAGAATAACCCCCCCATGCAATAATGGGAGTAGCGCGaccaaaccagcgcatagctaatgacgctcatcacatgtagatgaggctcttagctattaccctcccccatgcaaaaaaatcaCCGTGCGCCCGGGGCGCATGTTTTAACCTGCAAACATTAACGCCAGCCCCGGTGCCGACCTTAAGGGCTGAAGCGCCCCCAAAGCTCCACGGAAAAGCAAACAATCCAGCTGTTCTGTGGGGTCCTCCTACTTAACATCGTTGCaaaactaagtaggaggaaccacaggaagcggcatcctggggaaaaaaaaatcccggTGGCGGTCAAGTTACGGAAACAAAacacgagcgtccattttccaacctcgctgcacagccacttctcctgggcgcccgatgctcgggacgcacaatttatctcCAACGCGTCCTTTTAAGCTCAGCGGCTCGTTTGTCTATTGCACCGGGCGCCCAGTAGAGGGGGCTGTATGTGCGCTGAAAAAAACGGGCGCCCACTTGTAAAGGGACCAGCAGAGAGACATTACCCTGAGAAGGAGAAACCTGGGACCTGATGGTCAAGAAAGACCACCAAGCCCAGCATTTCCCCATTTCTTGTTGCAGTTCTGCAGCATCTCTTTGATTTGGGGCTTtacagctaaggatcttctggGCTTGTCCCAGGTGTTCTTGAATTCGGttcctgtttttgcctccactatTGGTGACCTCTTCATTGacagtggaggcaaaaacagtggCCTAAATATTCTTTTCTCAGTCCACCTTGCTGGGAGGGGTTGACCCCAGGGCCTTGATTAGAACCCGGAGGCGGAGTCCCCTGTTGCCTGTCTcagaagagttggggtgggtgcTCCGTGCAACCCAAGATGGCTTTCCTTCTGATTCTGCACCGCAGGGGCAGGAAGCCCAGCTTTTTCCACTCCCTCTGTCTTCAGAGCAGGGGAGAGGAACAGTTCTGTCTTTCCAGCATCTCTTACGGCCAATACTGCCGCATTTGGAGGATTAAATCGTGTGTTCTCGGGCGAGCAGGGAGGGGGGAGCTCTCAGGGAAGGAGGAGGTTGGTTTCCGCACAGACTGGGAAcctcccttaggggtagattttcagacgagcgcgaacagcctacttttgtttgcgctccaggcgcaaacaaaagtacgctggattttagtagatacgcgcggagccgcgcgtatccactaaaatcctggatcggcgcgcgcaaggctatcgattttgtatagcctgcgcgcgccgagccgcgctacctccccccgttccctccaaggccgctccgaaatcggagcggccttggagggaactttcctttgccctcccctcaccttcccctcccttcccctacctaacccacccgcccggccctgtctacacccccccccttacctttgtcgggggatttacgcctcccggagggagacgtaaatccccgcgcgccagcgggcctgctgcgcgccgggccgcgacctgggggcgggtacggagggcgcggccacgccccgtacccgcccccaaaacgctgccgacacgcccccggaacgccgcgacgaccgggcccgccccccgacacgcccccgacacgcccccctccgagaaccccgggacttacgcgagtcccggggctctgcgcgcgccgggaggcctatgtaaaataggcttcccggcgcgcagggccctgctcgcctaaatccgcccggttttgggcggatttaggcgagcagggctctgaaaatctaccccttacagtAAAACCATTTCTGTGAGTGCAGTGCATGGGACGCTGTGAGTGACATGGAGGTGATGTGAGTCACAGCTCAGCACCTCAGGCTCCATAGCTCAGGGGTTAGAGCACTGGTCTTGTAAACCAGGGGTCGTGAGTTCAAATCTCACTGGGGCCTTTCtcataactttttctttttttttttttttttttttttaagtaaaattttTGCTGATCTTGGCTGCTTCTCCCCATTCTAACCTGCAGTTTCTCTTTCCTTAAAAGATCAGGAAGAATTACAATTATTTCCTTTGCATAGGCTGAACTTACCTCAGTTGTTTCCCCCACCCAGCCCAGCTCCTTGGGTTCAGTCATAGTTAGGGTTGACGCCTCAACCCAAAGAAGTGATCTGATGCCGGCTTTGCCCCGTTCCGTGCCCGAGTTTGTAattctgattccccccccccccccatcccccatgatttccctaagaaacaggaactacaaatccctgcatgcagtggggcagaAGGAGGACTGGATCAACCCATTTGGAGGAGGTGGAAAAAGGGGAAGCGCTCCAGGTTCGGGCTCCTCCTGAACGGGAGAGGGGAACTTGAGTTAgggtcccctcccctcccccaaaggttctccttctcttcctcttcgtGAATCATTTTTCTCTGCTTGAGATGCTTTGCTCAGTgccacctcccccctctccttccagGGACCCCCCAGCCGGACTCCAGGCTCGCTTTTACCCTGCCTGCATGCTGGGACTGGGAGATCTGATTTCctaaggggaagggaggaggtaaaaccagaactggaatGGAAACAAAAAAGGGAGTCGTTTCGTAAGCAAACTTCCTCACTTTGAGGTGTTTGCCAACCTGCCCTCTGCCTGCCACTCCCCAGAGCTTCTCAGTCCTGCTTGCCAGGACATTGGCAGGCACCGTCTCCATTCTCCCtcctgcacattcattgtgggtatcctaaaaacccagctggctgggTGGTCCCGCCGGGAATCTTTCCTAAAAGAGGAAAGCTCCCTGCAGGCTGGGTAAGAGCTGGGACTGGGTGTGCCTGCTTCATGAGCAGAAAAGCCCGCCTGGCACGCACAGATCCAGGAAATACGTCAAGAGGGAgtgcccaggagaatggagggaaggcaagaggagaaggaaggcaggggagagagggcacatttttttaatatcaggAACCCTGGATCCAgcaagcgaaaaaaaaaaaaaaaaagaatgtgatcCACTCAAATCAAGCCACTTCAAAGCAAGTGCATGGCAAAATGGCAGTAAAAAATGAATTTAATACAAGCGATATTTAACTTAACATCATCAAATGGCATTCGATTCAAAAGCAGCCGAGGTCTGCTTGTGCCTGCTGCAGTGTGAGCCTTGCTGCCCAGCTGCTTCCTACAGATGTGGAAGAGCTGGGCCTTTCTGGCAGGGCACGGCTGGCAAATGGAAAAACCCGCAAGCCTAGGTGGGTCCTGGCCAGTGCCCGCCTGGCTGTGGTGGGCTACGCGTGCAGAGGCCAAGGGGACCCCCAGCGTCGGGGACAGGAGCCACTTTATCCAGAGGGACACcccacaggcccccccccccccctctctttgaCTTGTTTCACTTGGATGCTGCCGTAGGCTCCAGGCATTAAGCAGCAGGCTTAACCCAGTCCTGCTGCCATCCTCTCTCACGAGGGCCATCGCTTTCCCCCAGAAGCTCAGAGCTACCACCCTGTGCACGCACTgaggtaaagccaggactggatcggcCTGATCCTCGTGACCTGCAGCCAGGTGACCACTCTTAGGTGCAGGGGACCTGCTGCAAACACTACAAATTATTTTGAATCTGGAAGAAAAGCCTCTGCAAAGAAAGAACTGGTTAGTTGGGGGGGGGACACCTGAATGTTGGAAGATCAATgataggaagagaggggaggcgAAAAAgcactgcttatttatttaaaatacttgtatTCCACCTATATAAAACAGTGGCATGCTACACGGCTCCCACCATGGTGCTGTTCAATGAGATTGGGTTACCCTCCTGGTCGCAGATGATGATGAGGTATCTCCAGTTGCTGATAGCCCAGTATCTGCAAGCATTCGGCGGCTGCCCCCTCAGGTACCGGCACTCTGTGACCAGGTACTGGTGCTGACTGACTTTCAGGTCATTGCCATAGATGTTGCCCAGGTGTCTGCACACACGATTTATCTCCTTGATGTGTGTGCGGATGAAGAGGTTCATGAGCGTGCAGTTGGGAGAGGTCATGCCCCTCTTCCTCATCTGCTCGTTACAGTAACGGTCGTCGCTCTCGGCCTTCGTGTCCAAGTGCTTTCTCTCAAACGCCAGCGAGGCGTTCATGGAaggtgaaggggagaggaggCTGAGGTGGATCAGGGAAAcgtggaggaagaggaagaggaggatggaggcGACCCTCATTCTTGAAGTGCTGTCATCCAAAGAAGGCAAGGGAGGTAGAGGAGTCGCAGACAGCCAGGGGCTTCCTGGGCAGCTCGCGCCGTATATTCTCACCATCAGGTGCTGATAGGCTGccgcaaccctcccccccccccccccccgggtgggaTTTCAGAGGTGATTAATGGAGCTCTGCGGCCGGTGCTCGGGAACTATCAGCGGGAGGTTTACAGAAGCCACCAGAGGATACAGACATTAAACATCCCCAGACCCTGGCAAATTATTGTGCAAGAAGAATGCGGTGATGGAGCAGTCATAGTGCAGCGTTCTGGAACCGGAATGCAGCAGTGGAGCAGCCACGCCCCTTCCTCCAGTCAATCACATCAGAGTGACATCATCAAAGACAAGATGGCTGACACGGGACCACCAGCTGCAAGCATGAGGGTTTTTGAATGTGGCTCAAAGACACTCGGGAGCTGATCGATAAGAGCTTTACAATACGTACTGGAGGCTGTCCCTGAAGTTCCCTACAACTGAACCGATGGAGATTTATGATAGTAATGCCTCCATGCGGGCCTTTGGTGAGACCTGACCCagaatattgtgtccagttctggaggctctATCTACAAATAGGTGAAGGTAGTCCCAAGATAAGATA
Protein-coding regions in this window:
- the LOC115078580 gene encoding angiogenin-like produces the protein MRVASILLFLFLHVSLIHLSLLSPSPSMNASLAFERKHLDTKAESDDRYCNEQMRKRGMTSPNCTLMNLFIRTHIKEINRVCRHLGNIYGNDLKVSQHQYLVTECRYLRGQPPNACRYWAISNWRYLIIICDQEGNPISLNSTMVGAV